In the Parus major isolate Abel chromosome 4A, Parus_major1.1, whole genome shotgun sequence genome, one interval contains:
- the SLC6A14 gene encoding sodium- and chloride-dependent neutral and basic amino acid transporter B(0+), protein MGMLSLPGFLSCGKKKDFNLTNEKDASDSDENSERGNWSSKSDYLLSMVGYAVGLGNVWRFPYLTYQNGGGAFLIPYTLMLALAGLPLFFMECSLGQFASLGPVSIWRILPLFQGVGITMVMISTFVTIYYNVIIAYSLYYLFASFQKVLPWSDCFSWADEFCSKTRIVSDCNATLHGEIIHANYTFITSNNLTCLNGTINYKPVQFPSEQYWNKVTLQRSSGLDETGRIVWYLALCLLLSWIIVAAALFKGIKSSGKVVYFTALFPYVILLILLVRGATLEGALDGIEYYIGSQSNITKLMEAEVWKDAATQIFYSLSVAWGGLVALSSYNRFNNNCYSDAIIVCVTNCVTSIFAGFAIFSILGHMAFVSERPVSEVVDSGFELAFVAYPEALSKLPVSPLWSFLFFFMLLLLGLDSQFATIETLTTTIQDISPRVMRKLRLPVTLGLCAVLFLLGLICVTQAGIYWVNLIDHFCAGWGILISAVLEIIGIVYIYGGNRFIEDIEMMIGKKSRFFWLWWRICWFFITPMLLMAILIWSLVTFSSPTYGSVLYPTWGTAVGWCMIIFCVIWIPIVAFVKIYKAEGNLVQRLVSCCRPAANWGPYLERHRGERYSHIVDPKKKKEHEIPTVSAFVYKQQ, encoded by the exons ATGGGGATGCTCAGCCTGCCCGGCTTTCTGTCCTGCGGCAAGAAGAAG GACTTCAATTTGACAAATGAAAAAGATGCCTCTGACAGCGATGAGAACTCGGAGCGTGGCAACTGGTCTAGCAAAAGCGATTACCTGCTGTCCATGGTGGGCTATGCCGTGGGCCTGGGCAACGTCTGGCGCTTTCCCTACCTCACCTACCAGAATGGAGGAG GTGCTTTTCTAATACCCTACACTCTAATGTTGGCATTAGCCGGCTTGCCCTTATTTTTCATGGAATGTTCCCTGGGACAGTTTGCCAGTCTAGGGCCAGTTTCCATCTGGAGAATACTACCATTGTTTCAAG GAGTGGGCATCACAATGGTCATGATCTCAACATTTGTGACTATCTACTACAATGTTATCATTGCTTATTCACTCTACTACTTATTTGCCTCATTTCAAAAAGTGCTGCCATGGTCAGACTGCTTTTCCTGGGCAGATGAATTCTGCAGCAAGACACGAATAG TAAGCGACTGCAATGCAACCTTGCATGGGGAAATCATTCATGCAAACTACACATTCATCACGAGCAACAATCTCACGTGTTTAAATGGCACCATAAACTACAAGCCAGTGCAATTTCCCAGTGAGCAATACTGGAA CAAAGTGACCCTGCAGCGCTCGAGTGGGCTGGACGAGACCGGCAGGATCGTGTGGTACCTGGcgctctgcctcctcctctcctggaTTATTGTTGCAGCTGCCCtgtttaaaggaataaaatcttcTGGGAAG GTTGTCTACTTTACTGCACTCTTCCCATATGTCATCCTGCTCATTTTGTTGGTGCGAGGTGCCACCCTGGAAGGTGCTTTGGATGGCATTGAATACTACATTGGGAGCCAGTCCAACATCACCAAGCTGATGGAGGCAGAG GTTTGGAAAGATGCAGCCACCCAGATATTTTACTCCCTGTCTGTAGCATGGGGTGGGCTTGTTGCTTTGTCTTCATACAACAGGTTCAACAACAACTGCTACTCAGATGCCATAATAGTTTGTGTGACCAACTGTGTCACCAGCATATTTGCTGGGTTTGCAATATTCTCCATCCTGGGACACATGGCGTTTGTGTCCGAGAGACCCGTCTCGGAGGTCGTGGACTCAG GGTTTGAGCTGGCCTTTGTAGCCTACCCAGAGGCTCTCTCCAAGTTACCAGTTTCTCCTCTGTggtcctttttgtttttcttcatgctcCTGCTCTTGGGCCTTGACTCCCAGTTTGCCACCATAG AAACACTTACAACCACCATTCAAGATATATCTCCCAGAGTGATGAGAAAATTAAGACTGCCTGTAACCCTAGGTCTGTGTGCAGTGCTCTTTTTACTTGGGCTTATCTGTGTTACTCAG gcaGGAATTTACTGGGTTAACCTAATAGATCACTTCTGTGCTGGATGGGGAATTCTTATTTCAGCCGTCCTGGAGATAATAGGCATTGTCTACATTTATG GAGGAAACAGGTTCATTGAAGACATTGAAATGATGATTGGAAAGAAGAGCCGTTTCTTCTGGCTGTGGTGGAGAATATGCTGGTTTTTCATCACTCCTATGCTGTTAATG GCTATTTTGATCTGGTCTTTGGTCACATTTTCAAGTCCCACTTATGGCTCAGTGTTATACCCAACCTGGGGAACTGCTGTTGGCTGGTGCATGATCATCTTCTGTGTCATCTGGATTCCCATTGTTGcttttgtaaaaatatataaagctGAAGGAAACCTTGTTCAG CGCCTTGTCAGCTGCTGCCGGCCTGCAGCAAACTGGGGCCCCTACCTGGAACGTCACCGAGGGGAACGGTACAGCCACATTGTGGAtcccaagaagaaaaaggagcatGAGATTCCCACTGTGTCTGCCTTTGTATACAAGCAACAATGA